The proteins below come from a single Serratia ficaria genomic window:
- the carB gene encoding carbamoyl-phosphate synthase large subunit — protein MPKRTDIKSILILGAGPIVIGQACEFDYSGAQACKALREEGYRVILVNSNPATIMTDPEMADATYIEPIHWEVVRKIIEKERPDAVLPTMGGQTALNCALELERQGVLAEFGVTMIGATADAIDKAEDRRRFDVAMKKIGLDTARSGIAHTMEEALAVAADVGFPCIIRPSFTMGGTGGGIAYNREEFEEICERGLDLSPTKELLIDESLIGWKEYEMEVVRDKNDNCIIVCSIENFDAMGIHTGDSITVAPAQTLTDKEYQIMRNASMAVLREIGVETGGSNVQFSVNPKTGRLIVIEMNPRVSRSSALASKATGFPIAKIAAKLAVGYTLDELMNDITGGRTPASFEPSIDYVVTKIPRFNFEKFAGANDRLTTQMKSVGEVMAIGRTQQESLQKALRGLEVGATGFDPKVSLDDPEALTKIRRELKDAGSDRIWYIADAFRAGLSVDGVFNLTNVDRWFLVQIEELVRLEEQVAEAGINGLTPEFLRTLKRKGFADARLAKLAGVAESEIRKLRHGYGLHPVYKRVDTCAAEFATDTAYMYSTYEEECESNPTNDRPKVMVLGGGPNRIGQGIEFDYCCVHASLALREDGYETIMVNCNPETVSTDYDTSDRLYFEPVTLEDVLEIVRIEKPKGVIVQYGGQTPLKLARELEAAGVPIIGTSPDAIDRAEDRERFQQAVNRLGLKQPANATVTAIEQAVEKAAGIGYPLVVRPSYVLGGRAMEIVYDEVDLRRYFQNAVSVSNDAPVLLDRFLDDAVEVDVDAICDGERVLIGGIMEHIEQAGVHSGDSACSLPAYTLSKEIQDVMRQQVEKLAFELQVRGLMNVQFAVKNNEVYLIEVNPRAARTVPFVSKATGVPLAKVAARVMAGKTLAEQGVTEEVIPPYYSVKEVVLPFNKFPGVDPILGPEMRSTGEVMGVGRTFAEAFSKAMLGSQSGMKKQGRALLSVREGDKARVVDLAASLLKQGFELDATHGTAVVLGEAGINPRLVNKVHEGRPHIQDRIKNGEYTYIVNTTAGRQAIEDSKLIRRSALQYKVHYDTTLNGGFATAMALKADPTEQVTSVQEMHARIGK, from the coding sequence ATGCCAAAACGTACCGATATAAAAAGCATCCTGATCCTCGGCGCTGGCCCGATCGTCATCGGCCAGGCGTGTGAGTTCGACTACTCGGGTGCCCAGGCCTGTAAAGCGCTGCGCGAAGAGGGTTACCGCGTCATTCTGGTCAACTCCAACCCGGCCACCATCATGACCGACCCGGAAATGGCCGATGCCACCTACATCGAACCTATCCACTGGGAAGTGGTGCGCAAGATCATCGAGAAAGAGCGCCCGGACGCGGTGCTGCCGACCATGGGCGGCCAGACGGCGCTGAACTGCGCGCTGGAGCTGGAGCGCCAGGGCGTGCTGGCCGAGTTCGGCGTGACCATGATCGGCGCCACCGCCGATGCGATCGATAAAGCCGAAGACCGCCGCCGTTTCGACGTGGCGATGAAGAAGATCGGCCTGGATACCGCGCGTTCCGGCATCGCCCATACCATGGAAGAAGCGCTGGCGGTGGCCGCCGACGTCGGCTTCCCGTGCATCATCCGCCCTTCCTTTACCATGGGCGGCACCGGCGGCGGCATCGCCTACAACCGCGAAGAGTTCGAAGAAATCTGCGAGCGCGGCCTCGACCTGTCGCCGACCAAAGAGCTGCTGATCGACGAATCGCTGATCGGCTGGAAAGAGTACGAGATGGAAGTGGTGCGCGATAAAAACGACAACTGCATCATCGTCTGCTCGATCGAAAACTTCGACGCCATGGGCATCCACACCGGCGACTCGATCACCGTGGCGCCGGCTCAGACCCTGACCGACAAAGAATATCAAATCATGCGTAACGCCTCGATGGCGGTGCTGCGTGAAATCGGCGTGGAAACCGGCGGCTCCAACGTGCAGTTCTCGGTCAACCCGAAAACCGGCCGCCTGATCGTCATCGAAATGAACCCGCGGGTGTCGCGTTCTTCGGCGCTGGCGTCGAAAGCCACCGGCTTCCCGATCGCCAAGATCGCCGCCAAGCTGGCGGTGGGCTACACCCTCGACGAACTGATGAACGACATCACCGGCGGCCGCACCCCGGCGTCGTTCGAACCGTCCATCGACTACGTGGTAACGAAAATCCCTCGCTTCAACTTCGAGAAATTCGCCGGCGCCAACGACCGCCTGACCACCCAGATGAAATCGGTCGGCGAAGTGATGGCCATCGGCCGCACCCAGCAGGAGTCGCTGCAGAAAGCGCTGCGCGGCCTGGAAGTGGGCGCCACCGGCTTCGACCCGAAAGTGAGTCTGGACGACCCGGAAGCGCTGACCAAAATTCGCCGCGAACTGAAAGACGCCGGCTCCGACCGCATCTGGTACATCGCCGACGCCTTCCGCGCCGGCCTGTCGGTCGACGGCGTGTTCAACCTGACCAACGTCGACCGCTGGTTCCTGGTGCAGATTGAAGAGCTGGTGCGCCTGGAAGAGCAGGTGGCCGAGGCCGGCATCAACGGCCTGACGCCGGAATTCCTGCGCACCCTGAAGCGCAAGGGCTTCGCCGATGCGCGCCTGGCCAAGCTGGCCGGCGTCGCCGAAAGCGAAATCCGCAAGCTGCGCCACGGTTACGGTCTGCACCCGGTTTACAAGCGCGTGGACACCTGCGCGGCGGAATTCGCCACCGACACCGCCTACATGTATTCCACCTATGAAGAAGAGTGCGAATCCAACCCGACCAACGACCGCCCGAAAGTGATGGTGCTGGGCGGCGGTCCGAACCGTATCGGCCAGGGCATCGAATTCGACTATTGCTGCGTGCACGCCTCGCTGGCGCTGCGCGAAGACGGTTACGAGACCATTATGGTCAACTGCAACCCGGAAACCGTCTCTACCGACTACGACACCTCGGACCGTCTGTACTTCGAGCCGGTGACGCTGGAAGACGTGCTGGAAATCGTGCGCATCGAGAAGCCGAAGGGCGTGATCGTGCAGTACGGCGGCCAGACCCCGCTGAAGCTGGCGCGCGAGCTGGAAGCCGCAGGCGTGCCGATCATCGGCACCAGCCCGGACGCCATCGACCGCGCCGAAGACCGCGAGCGCTTCCAGCAGGCGGTCAACCGCCTGGGCCTGAAGCAGCCGGCCAACGCCACCGTCACCGCCATCGAGCAGGCGGTAGAGAAAGCGGCCGGCATCGGTTATCCGCTGGTGGTGCGCCCTTCCTACGTGCTGGGCGGCCGGGCGATGGAAATCGTCTACGACGAAGTCGACCTGCGCCGTTACTTCCAGAATGCGGTCAGCGTATCCAACGACGCGCCGGTGTTGCTGGACCGCTTCCTGGATGACGCGGTGGAAGTGGACGTCGACGCCATCTGCGACGGCGAGCGCGTGCTGATTGGCGGCATCATGGAACACATCGAGCAGGCGGGCGTGCACTCCGGCGACTCCGCCTGTTCGCTGCCGGCTTACACCCTGAGCAAAGAAATTCAGGACGTGATGCGTCAGCAGGTTGAGAAACTGGCGTTCGAGCTGCAGGTGCGCGGTCTGATGAACGTGCAGTTCGCGGTGAAGAACAACGAAGTTTACCTGATTGAAGTCAACCCGCGCGCCGCGCGCACCGTGCCGTTCGTCTCCAAAGCCACCGGCGTGCCGCTGGCCAAGGTCGCCGCCCGGGTGATGGCGGGCAAAACGCTGGCCGAGCAGGGCGTGACAGAAGAGGTTATCCCGCCGTACTACTCGGTGAAGGAAGTGGTGCTGCCGTTCAACAAGTTCCCGGGCGTCGACCCGATCCTGGGGCCGGAAATGCGCTCCACCGGGGAAGTGATGGGCGTGGGCCGCACCTTCGCCGAAGCCTTCTCCAAAGCGATGCTCGGCAGCCAGTCCGGCATGAAGAAACAGGGCCGCGCGCTGCTGTCGGTACGCGAAGGCGACAAGGCGCGGGTGGTGGATCTGGCCGCCAGCCTGTTGAAGCAGGGCTTCGAGCTGGATGCGACCCACGGCACCGCGGTGGTGCTGGGCGAGGCGGGCATCAACCCGCGCCTGGTCAACAAGGTGCATGAAGGTCGTCCGCACATTCAGGACCGCATCAAAAACGGCGAGTACACCTACATCGTCAACACCACGGCCGGTCGGCAGGCGATTGAAGACTCCAAGCTGATTCGCCGCAGCGCGTTGCAGTACAAGGTGCACTACGACACCACGCTGAACGGCGGCTTCGCCACCGCGATGGCGTTGAAGGCCGACCCGACCGAGCAGGTGACGTCGGTGCAGGAAATGCACGCGCGCATCGGCAAGTAA
- the kefF gene encoding glutathione-regulated potassium-efflux system oxidoreductase KefF, translating to MILIIYAHPYPRHSHANHRLLQAVRDLPEVEVRSLYELYPDFNIDINAEQRALERADMLVLQHPMQWYSFPPLLKLWIDKVLEHGWAYGHEGDALVGKDCLWAVTSGGDEHHFALGDFPNFAALAQPLQATALYCGMNWQPYFAVHNTFTCNEPALIAAGEAYRQRLVEYLMENSEAAERGASHG from the coding sequence ATGATTCTGATTATTTACGCCCATCCTTACCCCCGGCATTCCCATGCCAATCATCGCCTGCTGCAGGCGGTCAGGGATCTTCCCGAGGTAGAGGTGCGCTCGCTGTATGAGCTGTATCCCGACTTCAATATCGATATCAACGCCGAGCAGCGAGCGCTGGAGCGCGCCGACATGCTGGTGCTGCAACATCCGATGCAGTGGTACAGCTTTCCGCCGTTGCTGAAGCTGTGGATCGACAAGGTGCTGGAGCACGGCTGGGCCTACGGCCACGAAGGCGACGCGCTGGTGGGCAAGGACTGCCTGTGGGCGGTGACCAGCGGCGGTGACGAACACCATTTCGCACTGGGGGATTTCCCGAACTTCGCCGCACTGGCGCAGCCGCTGCAGGCGACGGCGCTCTATTGCGGCATGAACTGGCAGCCCTATTTCGCGGTGCATAATACCTTTACCTGCAACGAGCCGGCGCTGATTGCCGCCGGCGAGGCCTACCGCCAGCGGCTGGTCGAATACCTGATGGAAAACAGCGAAGCGGCGGAACGGGGAGCCAGCCATGGATAA
- the kefC gene encoding glutathione-regulated potassium-efflux system protein KefC, with amino-acid sequence MDNHNLMIEGLIYLGSAALFVPIAVRLGLGSVLGYLIAGCIIGPWGLKLVSDAESILTFAEIGVVLMLFIIGLELDPKRLWTLRASVFGGGSIQMAGCGLALSAFCYFLGLDWKVALLIGLTLALSSTAIAMQAMSERNLTPSPIGRSAFAVLLFQDIAAIPLVAMIPLLASSGAATTLGAFGMSAAKVVGALAMVVLLGRYVTRPLLHFVARSGMREVFSAVALFLVFGFGILLEMAGLSMAMGAFLAGVLLASSEYRHALESDIQPFKGLLLGLFFIGVGMSIDFGTLFHHPLLIASLLLGFMLIKAALLWLIGPLLGVPKRQRGMFAILLGQGSEFAFVIFGAAQLAGVLPPDWAKSLTLAVALSMAATPLLLVIAARLEKNAPKEERPADVIDDENASVIIAGFGRFGQIAGRLLLANGVHTVVLDHDPDHIETLRKFDTKVFYGDATRADLLEAAGAAHAKVLINAIDDVEANLQLTELAKRHFPHLKVVARARDVDHWYQLRQLGVENPERETFESSLRIGRETLELLGLDAYEAREKADTFRRYNLKMLEDTLENYQDTEFRIASLQRAKEMLSAAIEQDQNRLARVQQTGWRGSIDGKAPEDEVVEAKG; translated from the coding sequence ATGGATAATCACAACCTGATGATCGAGGGGCTGATTTATCTCGGCTCCGCCGCGCTGTTCGTGCCGATCGCGGTGCGTCTCGGGCTGGGCTCGGTGCTGGGCTACCTGATCGCCGGCTGCATTATCGGCCCCTGGGGGCTGAAGCTGGTGTCGGACGCCGAGTCTATCCTCACCTTCGCCGAAATCGGCGTGGTGCTGATGCTGTTTATCATCGGCCTGGAGCTGGATCCCAAGCGGCTGTGGACGCTGCGCGCCTCGGTATTCGGCGGCGGCAGCATTCAGATGGCCGGCTGCGGGCTGGCGCTGAGCGCCTTCTGCTACTTCCTCGGGCTCGACTGGAAGGTGGCGCTGCTGATCGGCCTGACGCTGGCGCTGTCTTCCACCGCCATCGCCATGCAGGCGATGAGCGAGCGCAACCTGACGCCGTCGCCGATCGGCCGCAGCGCGTTTGCCGTGCTGCTGTTCCAGGATATCGCGGCGATCCCGCTGGTGGCGATGATCCCGCTGCTGGCCAGCAGCGGCGCCGCCACCACGCTGGGCGCCTTCGGCATGTCGGCGGCCAAGGTGGTGGGCGCGCTGGCGATGGTGGTGCTGCTCGGCCGCTATGTCACCCGCCCGCTGCTGCACTTCGTGGCCCGTTCGGGCATGCGCGAGGTGTTCAGCGCCGTGGCGCTGTTTTTGGTGTTCGGTTTCGGCATCCTGCTGGAGATGGCCGGGCTGTCGATGGCGATGGGCGCCTTCCTCGCCGGGGTGCTGCTGGCCAGCTCGGAGTATCGCCACGCGCTGGAAAGCGATATTCAGCCGTTCAAGGGCCTGCTGCTGGGGCTGTTTTTTATCGGCGTCGGCATGTCGATCGACTTCGGCACGCTGTTCCACCATCCGTTGCTGATCGCCTCGCTGCTGCTGGGCTTTATGCTGATCAAGGCGGCGCTGCTGTGGCTGATCGGTCCGTTGCTCGGGGTGCCGAAACGCCAGCGCGGCATGTTCGCCATTTTGCTGGGCCAGGGCAGTGAGTTCGCCTTCGTGATCTTCGGCGCGGCGCAGCTGGCGGGCGTGCTGCCGCCGGACTGGGCCAAGTCGCTGACGCTGGCGGTGGCGCTGTCGATGGCCGCCACGCCGCTGCTGTTGGTGATCGCCGCGCGGCTGGAGAAAAACGCGCCGAAGGAAGAGCGCCCGGCGGACGTGATCGACGACGAGAACGCCAGCGTGATCATCGCCGGTTTCGGCCGCTTCGGCCAAATCGCCGGCCGCTTGCTGTTGGCCAACGGCGTGCATACCGTGGTGTTGGACCACGATCCGGACCATATCGAAACGCTGCGCAAGTTCGACACCAAGGTGTTCTATGGCGACGCCACCCGCGCCGATCTGCTGGAGGCCGCCGGCGCCGCGCACGCCAAGGTGCTGATCAACGCCATCGACGACGTGGAGGCCAACCTGCAGCTGACCGAGCTGGCCAAGCGCCACTTCCCGCACCTGAAGGTGGTGGCGCGCGCGCGCGACGTCGATCACTGGTATCAGCTGCGTCAGCTGGGAGTGGAAAACCCGGAGCGCGAGACCTTCGAAAGCTCGCTGCGCATCGGGCGCGAAACGCTGGAGCTGCTGGGGCTGGATGCCTACGAGGCGCGGGAAAAGGCGGACACCTTCCGCCGCTACAACCTGAAGATGCTGGAAGATACGCTGGAGAACTACCAGGATACCGAGTTCCGCATCGCCAGCCTGCAGCGCGCCAAGGAAATGCTCAGCGCGGCCATCGAGCAGGATCAGAATCGGCTGGCGCGGGTGCAGCAAACCGGCTGGCGCGGCAGCATCGACGGCAAAGCGCCGGAAGACGAGGTGGTGGAAGCGAAGGGATAA
- a CDS encoding LysE family translocator yields MLETSLFVAGIATLGMLSPGPDFFLVIKNAARYPRLAAMMTAFGVICGVATHMSYCVAGLAVVITTTPWLFNLLKYAGAVYLIWVGIQALLSRGGSKMNVGNLPRQQVSLKSAFVQGYLCNLLNPKATLFFLAVFTQVLQIDSGLGEKLWYAGIILGLSAVWWPVLVFLIQSGPVRRGLEKTQKIVDKLLGGMLIALGIKVALS; encoded by the coding sequence ATGCTTGAAACTTCGCTGTTCGTCGCCGGCATCGCCACCCTGGGCATGCTGTCACCCGGCCCGGATTTTTTCCTGGTGATCAAGAACGCCGCCCGCTATCCGCGCCTGGCGGCGATGATGACCGCTTTCGGCGTGATCTGCGGCGTCGCCACCCATATGTCCTACTGCGTCGCCGGTCTGGCGGTGGTGATCACCACCACGCCGTGGTTGTTCAACCTGCTGAAATACGCCGGGGCGGTCTACCTGATTTGGGTCGGCATTCAGGCGCTGCTGTCGCGTGGCGGCAGCAAGATGAACGTCGGCAATCTGCCGCGCCAACAGGTCAGCCTGAAGAGCGCCTTTGTGCAGGGTTACCTGTGCAATCTGCTGAACCCGAAGGCCACGCTGTTCTTCCTGGCGGTATTTACCCAGGTGCTGCAGATCGATTCCGGTTTGGGGGAGAAGCTGTGGTACGCAGGGATTATTCTCGGCCTGTCCGCCGTTTGGTGGCCGGTGCTGGTGTTCCTGATCCAGAGCGGGCCGGTGCGCCGCGGGTTGGAGAAGACGCAGAAGATAGTCGACAAGCTGCTGGGCGGCATGTTGATCGCGCTGGGCATCAAGGTCGCGCTAAGTTAA
- a CDS encoding threonine/serine exporter family protein: MQQIQATDLPEPHRQQREITRLCIQCALLLLQHGAESTVVEQLSTRLGLALGMDSVESSISANAVVLTTLSHGACLTTTRKNVDRGINMQMVTEVQHIVILAEHRLADAHDVARRFDRLRPLRYPRWLVVLMVGLSCGCFSMLNGGGGDAFLVTFIASGAAMLVRQMLTARHMNPLINFCLTAFVATSLSGLLLRLPAFGATSSVAMAASILLLVPGFPLINAVADMFKGHVNTGLARWAMASLLTLATCIGVVMAMSLWNLRGWS; encoded by the coding sequence ATGCAGCAAATTCAGGCGACAGATCTGCCGGAGCCGCACCGGCAACAGAGAGAAATCACCCGGCTGTGCATCCAGTGCGCGTTGCTGTTGCTGCAGCACGGCGCTGAAAGCACGGTGGTGGAGCAACTGTCGACCCGGCTGGGGTTGGCGCTGGGGATGGACAGCGTGGAAAGCTCCATCTCGGCCAACGCGGTGGTGCTGACCACTCTCAGCCACGGCGCCTGCCTGACCACCACCCGCAAGAACGTCGACCGCGGCATCAATATGCAAATGGTGACCGAGGTGCAGCACATCGTGATCTTGGCCGAACACCGCCTGGCCGATGCGCATGACGTAGCCCGGCGCTTTGATAGGCTCCGCCCGCTGCGCTACCCGCGCTGGCTGGTGGTGCTGATGGTGGGCTTGTCCTGCGGCTGCTTCAGCATGCTCAACGGCGGCGGCGGCGACGCCTTTCTGGTGACCTTCATCGCTAGCGGCGCGGCGATGCTGGTGCGCCAAATGCTCACCGCGCGCCATATGAATCCGCTGATCAACTTTTGCCTGACGGCGTTTGTCGCCACCTCGCTGTCGGGATTGCTGCTGCGCCTGCCGGCTTTCGGCGCAACCTCCAGCGTGGCGATGGCCGCCAGCATATTGTTGCTGGTGCCGGGCTTCCCGTTGATCAACGCGGTGGCGGATATGTTCAAAGGCCATGTGAATACCGGGCTGGCCCGTTGGGCGATGGCCAGCCTGCTGACGCTGGCCACCTGCATCGGCGTGGTGATGGCGATGTCGCTGTGGAACTTGCGGGGGTGGTCATGA
- a CDS encoding threonine/serine exporter, whose product MNLPWALLQEMLLAAVPALGFAMVFNVPVRALRYCALLGAVGRGSRMLMMHAGMNIEWASLLAAMLIGIIGIYWSRWLLAHPKVFTVAAVIPMFPGISAYTAMITVVEISHLGYSEALMETMITHFLKASFIVGALSIGLSLPGLWLYRKRPGV is encoded by the coding sequence ATGAACCTGCCGTGGGCCCTGCTGCAGGAGATGCTGCTGGCGGCGGTGCCGGCGCTGGGTTTCGCCATGGTGTTCAACGTGCCGGTGCGCGCGCTGCGCTACTGCGCGCTGCTCGGCGCGGTGGGCCGCGGTTCGCGCATGCTGATGATGCACGCCGGCATGAACATCGAGTGGGCGTCGCTGCTGGCGGCGATGTTGATCGGCATCATCGGCATCTACTGGTCGCGCTGGCTGCTGGCGCACCCGAAGGTGTTTACCGTGGCGGCGGTGATCCCGATGTTCCCCGGCATTTCCGCCTATACCGCGATGATCACGGTGGTGGAAATCTCGCATCTGGGCTACAGCGAAGCCCTGATGGAGACCATGATCACCCACTTTCTGAAGGCCAGTTTTATCGTCGGCGCACTGTCGATTGGCCTGTCGTTGCCGGGGCTGTGGCTGTACCGAAAACGCCCCGGCGTGTAA
- the folA gene encoding type 3 dihydrofolate reductase, with translation MIISLIAALAADRVIGMENAMPWHLPADLAWFKRNTLNKPVIMGRKTFESIGRPLPGRHNIVLSSRAGSETGVTWATSLDEALAAAGEVEEVMVMGGGRIYTQFLARANRMYLTHIDAEVGGDTHFPDYEPDEWETSFSEFHDADELNSHSYCFEILERR, from the coding sequence ATGATTATCAGCCTGATCGCTGCCTTGGCGGCGGATCGCGTTATTGGCATGGAAAACGCCATGCCCTGGCACCTGCCGGCGGACCTGGCGTGGTTTAAACGTAACACGTTGAATAAGCCGGTCATTATGGGCCGCAAGACCTTCGAATCTATTGGCCGCCCGCTGCCGGGCCGCCATAACATCGTCCTGAGCAGCCGTGCGGGCAGCGAGACCGGGGTGACCTGGGCCACTTCGCTGGACGAAGCGCTGGCCGCGGCCGGCGAGGTGGAAGAAGTGATGGTGATGGGCGGCGGGCGCATTTACACCCAGTTCCTGGCGCGCGCCAACCGCATGTACCTGACGCATATCGACGCCGAAGTCGGCGGCGACACGCATTTCCCGGATTATGAGCCGGATGAATGGGAAACCTCATTCAGTGAGTTCCACGACGCGGACGAGCTGAATTCTCACAGCTATTGTTTCGAGATCCTGGAACGCCGCTGA
- a CDS encoding PhoX family protein: MTTHIEQLDADRLKDPARRKLLLGSAGAVGLAGFLGGGIWTVSAEALAEDLPPNRLLGFKGIAASTADEVAIAPGYRAEVLISWGEPLVDGAPAFDPQGNNSAADQEKQFGDNNDGMSFFPIDDHHGVMAINNEYVNEQYLFAHGGAKATSLEDVRKSQAAHGVSIVAVKRIGDGQRWEVERPSRYNRRITANSEMRFSGPAAGHPLLQTAADPSGRKVLGTFGNCANGKTPWGTYLTCEENFDTYFGTHQADYQTTPEQQRYTLKVSEPERNWPDYDERFDVAKNPNEFNRHGWIVEIDPLNPTSTPIKHTALGRFKHENAAVTLAKDGRLVVYMGDDERGEHIYKYVSKGVVDAANPANNRSLLDEGTLYVAQFDGDAGGTPLKGTGRWIALEFGKNGLTPENGFRDAAEVLIFARKAAAQVGATKMDRPEWIAVNPHDGRAYCTLTNNSKRGEAGMPLNAANPRPNNVYGQIIRWDEGGDATAESFAWDIYALCGNPIAHPEGVNRGTPNITAENTFNSPDGLGFDQAGRLWILTDGKYSNQGDYAGQGNNQMLVGDPQSGEIRRFMVGPKSCELTGITFAPDYKTMFVNVQHPGEEGDSHFPHNSPRPRSSVLMITREDGGVIGA; the protein is encoded by the coding sequence ATGACGACCCACATTGAGCAATTAGACGCCGACCGCCTGAAGGATCCCGCCCGCCGTAAGCTGCTGCTCGGCAGCGCCGGGGCGGTTGGCCTGGCCGGTTTTCTCGGCGGCGGCATCTGGACGGTATCCGCCGAGGCGTTGGCCGAAGATCTGCCGCCCAACAGGCTGCTCGGTTTCAAGGGCATCGCCGCCTCCACCGCCGACGAGGTGGCGATTGCGCCGGGCTACCGCGCCGAGGTGCTGATCTCCTGGGGAGAGCCGCTGGTGGATGGCGCTCCCGCCTTCGATCCGCAGGGCAACAACAGCGCCGCCGATCAGGAAAAACAGTTTGGCGACAACAACGACGGCATGAGCTTCTTCCCGATCGATGACCACCACGGCGTGATGGCCATCAACAACGAATACGTCAACGAACAATACCTGTTCGCCCACGGCGGCGCCAAGGCCACCAGCCTGGAGGACGTGCGCAAGTCACAGGCGGCGCACGGCGTTTCCATCGTGGCGGTGAAGCGCATCGGCGACGGCCAGCGTTGGGAGGTGGAGCGCCCTTCACGCTATAACCGCCGCATTACCGCCAACAGCGAAATGCGCTTCAGCGGCCCGGCCGCCGGCCATCCGCTGCTGCAGACCGCCGCCGATCCGAGCGGGCGCAAGGTACTGGGCACCTTCGGTAACTGCGCCAACGGCAAAACGCCGTGGGGCACCTATCTGACCTGCGAAGAGAACTTCGACACCTATTTCGGCACGCATCAGGCCGATTACCAGACCACGCCGGAGCAGCAGCGTTATACGCTGAAGGTCAGCGAGCCGGAGCGCAACTGGCCGGATTACGACGAGCGTTTCGACGTGGCGAAGAACCCGAACGAATTCAACCGCCACGGCTGGATCGTGGAAATCGATCCGTTGAACCCGACGTCGACACCGATCAAACACACCGCGCTGGGCCGTTTCAAGCATGAGAACGCCGCGGTTACCCTGGCCAAAGACGGCCGCCTGGTGGTGTACATGGGCGATGACGAGCGCGGCGAACATATCTATAAATACGTTTCCAAAGGCGTGGTGGACGCCGCCAACCCGGCTAACAACCGCAGCCTGCTGGACGAAGGCACCCTGTACGTGGCGCAATTCGACGGCGACGCCGGCGGCACGCCGCTGAAGGGCACCGGGCGCTGGATTGCGCTGGAGTTCGGCAAGAACGGCCTGACGCCGGAGAACGGCTTTCGCGATGCGGCGGAGGTGCTGATCTTCGCCCGCAAGGCGGCGGCGCAGGTGGGCGCCACCAAGATGGATCGCCCGGAATGGATCGCGGTGAACCCGCATGACGGGCGCGCCTATTGCACCCTGACCAACAACAGCAAGCGCGGCGAGGCAGGGATGCCGCTCAACGCCGCCAACCCGCGGCCGAACAACGTTTATGGCCAGATCATCCGCTGGGACGAAGGCGGCGACGCCACGGCGGAGAGCTTCGCCTGGGATATCTACGCGCTGTGCGGCAACCCGATCGCCCACCCGGAAGGGGTCAACCGCGGCACGCCGAACATCACTGCGGAAAACACCTTCAACAGCCCGGACGGGCTGGGCTTCGATCAGGCCGGCCGCCTGTGGATCCTGACCGACGGCAAGTACAGCAACCAGGGCGATTACGCCGGCCAGGGCAACAACCAGATGCTGGTGGGCGACCCGCAGAGCGGGGAGATTCGCCGCTTTATGGTCGGCCCGAAATCCTGCGAGCTGACCGGCATCACCTTTGCGCCGGACTATAAAACGATGTTCGTCAACGTGCAGCATCCGGGCGAGGAGGGGGATTCCCATTTTCCGCACAACAGCCCGCGCCCGCGTTCATCGGTACTGATGATCACGCGTGAAGACGGCGGGGTGATTGGGGCGTAA
- the apaH gene encoding bis(5'-nucleosyl)-tetraphosphatase (symmetrical) ApaH: MSTYLIGDVHGCFDELQSLLAQVSFDPERDRLWLTGDLVARGPGSLDVLRYVRSLGPAVRMVLGNHDLHLLAVYAGISRNKPKDRITPLLEAPDADELINWLRRQPVLQVDDELKLVMAHAGITPQWDIETARICAREVEAVLSSDSYPLFLDAMYGDMPNNWSPELSGLARLRFSTNALTRMRYCFPNGQLDMICKDAPGTAPAPLKPWFELPRRVDAEYSIIFGHWASLEGKGTPEGIIGLDTGCCWGGDLTMLRWEDRRYFTQPANRGEMPDSTARLVAS, encoded by the coding sequence ATGTCGACATACCTTATCGGCGACGTTCACGGCTGTTTCGATGAACTGCAGTCGCTGTTGGCCCAGGTTTCTTTCGATCCCGAGCGCGATCGGCTGTGGCTGACCGGCGATCTGGTGGCCCGCGGCCCCGGTTCGCTGGACGTGCTGCGCTACGTGCGTTCGCTCGGCCCGGCGGTGCGCATGGTGCTGGGCAATCACGATCTGCATCTGCTGGCGGTCTACGCCGGCATCAGCCGCAACAAACCCAAAGATCGCATCACGCCGCTGCTGGAAGCGCCGGACGCCGATGAGCTGATCAACTGGCTGCGCCGCCAACCGGTGCTGCAGGTGGATGATGAGCTGAAGCTGGTGATGGCGCACGCCGGCATTACGCCGCAGTGGGATATCGAGACCGCCAGGATCTGCGCGCGCGAAGTGGAAGCGGTGCTGAGCAGCGACAGCTACCCGCTGTTCCTCGACGCCATGTACGGCGATATGCCGAACAACTGGTCGCCGGAACTGAGCGGCCTGGCCCGCCTGCGCTTCAGCACCAACGCCCTGACCCGCATGCGCTACTGCTTCCCCAACGGCCAGCTGGACATGATCTGCAAAGATGCGCCGGGCACTGCGCCCGCGCCGCTGAAGCCGTGGTTCGAATTGCCGCGCCGGGTGGATGCCGAGTACAGCATCATCTTCGGCCACTGGGCGTCGCTGGAGGGCAAAGGCACGCCTGAAGGCATCATCGGCCTGGATACCGGCTGCTGCTGGGGCGGGGATCTGACCATGCTGCGCTGGGAAGACCGCCGTTACTTTACCCAGCCCGCCAACCGCGGCGAAATGCCCGACAGCACCGCCCGCCTGGTCGCATCCTGA